The following are encoded in a window of Paenibacillus polymyxa genomic DNA:
- the rbsK gene encoding ribokinase codes for MAKISIIGSSSMDLVVTSSKRPGAGETVLGESFTTVPGGKGANQAVAAARLGADVTMIGRVGDDHFGEQILRNFEENHVHTGYVKPVTHMESGTAHIVLAEGDNSIVVVKAANNEVTPAYVEEALDVIRSSDIVLIQQEIPTETVVYVSEICAKYQIPLLLNPAPAREVEESVIANATYITPNEHEAAIMFKDMSLQEALRKYPNKLFVTEGSNGVRFFDGEQEVVVPTYKVEAVDTTGAGDTFNAAFAVALAEGKSLADSVKFANRAASLSVTKFGAQGGMPTRREVEEQI; via the coding sequence ATGGCTAAAATTTCGATTATCGGAAGCAGTTCTATGGATCTTGTAGTTACTTCGTCCAAACGTCCCGGTGCTGGTGAAACGGTATTGGGTGAAAGCTTTACAACCGTACCTGGAGGTAAAGGAGCCAATCAGGCAGTAGCCGCAGCACGACTCGGAGCAGACGTTACGATGATTGGACGTGTAGGGGATGACCATTTTGGAGAACAGATTTTACGAAATTTTGAAGAAAATCATGTTCATACTGGCTATGTGAAACCGGTTACACATATGGAAAGCGGTACAGCGCATATTGTACTAGCTGAAGGTGATAACAGTATTGTCGTGGTAAAAGCAGCAAATAATGAAGTGACACCCGCCTATGTGGAAGAAGCGCTTGACGTCATCCGAAGTTCGGATATTGTGCTAATTCAACAGGAAATACCAACAGAAACGGTTGTTTACGTAAGCGAGATTTGTGCGAAATACCAGATACCCTTGTTGCTGAATCCAGCCCCGGCTCGTGAAGTGGAAGAAAGCGTAATTGCGAATGCGACCTACATTACGCCAAACGAGCATGAAGCTGCCATTATGTTTAAGGATATGAGCCTGCAAGAAGCGTTGCGTAAATATCCCAACAAGCTGTTTGTGACTGAGGGCAGCAACGGTGTACGATTCTTCGACGGAGAACAGGAAGTCGTGGTTCCTACTTATAAAGTAGAGGCCGTTGATACAACAGGTGCAGGAGATACGTTTAACGCTGCTTTTGCAGTGGCACTGGCCGAAGGAAAATCGCTGGCCGACAGTGTGAAATTTGCTAATCGTGCTGCGTCATTGTCCGTAACCAAATTTGGAGCCCAAGGTGGAATGCCAACCCGTCGTGAAGTGGAGGAGCAAATATAA
- a CDS encoding LacI family DNA-binding transcriptional regulator — protein sequence MTTIKEVASFAGVSVATVSRVINETGYVHEDTRRKVEAAVKKLNYKPNEVARSLYKKKSRLIGLLLPDITNPYFPLLARGVEDRMQENDFRIIFGNSDEDRQKELDYMDTFAQNNVVGVISSTNDPDADCYAKLKIPVVFLDRTSSDSLSVYADGAHGGCLAAQEMVARGSKQITVMQGPAHIRPAQDRFRGAVEELQQSGIAYHVVETTSFSFKEAESWAKELFSKYPDTDGVIASNDIVATAVMHEAHRLGKKIPDDVQIIGFDDIPLSSLLFPPLSTIRQPAYEMGWEAAGLLIQLIEQSQVTKSSVPNLHSKVLTYSSIQLPVKFIERETTRKVDYDG from the coding sequence ATGACAACAATTAAAGAAGTCGCCAGCTTTGCAGGTGTTTCCGTAGCGACCGTATCCAGAGTTATTAATGAAACTGGATATGTACATGAGGATACACGGCGAAAGGTTGAGGCTGCTGTGAAGAAGTTAAATTACAAGCCCAATGAAGTTGCACGTTCTCTGTATAAAAAGAAATCCAGATTAATCGGCCTGCTGCTGCCGGATATTACGAACCCTTACTTTCCCTTGTTAGCTCGTGGGGTGGAGGATCGAATGCAGGAAAATGATTTTCGGATTATTTTCGGTAATAGTGATGAAGATCGCCAAAAAGAATTGGATTACATGGATACTTTTGCTCAAAATAATGTCGTTGGTGTTATTTCTTCTACCAATGATCCCGATGCCGACTGTTACGCCAAACTGAAGATCCCGGTCGTTTTTCTCGATCGAACTTCCAGTGACAGTCTCTCCGTATATGCGGATGGAGCCCATGGCGGTTGCTTGGCTGCTCAAGAAATGGTTGCCCGCGGCAGCAAACAAATTACAGTCATGCAGGGCCCTGCACATATTCGTCCAGCACAAGACCGTTTTCGCGGGGCGGTTGAAGAGCTTCAGCAATCCGGAATTGCTTACCATGTGGTCGAGACAACTTCCTTTTCGTTCAAGGAGGCCGAGTCGTGGGCCAAAGAGCTGTTTAGCAAGTACCCGGATACGGACGGAGTTATCGCAAGTAACGATATCGTGGCTACAGCGGTGATGCATGAGGCACATAGATTAGGAAAGAAAATCCCAGATGATGTTCAAATTATCGGGTTTGATGATATACCATTAAGCAGTTTGTTATTCCCGCCTTTGTCAACGATCCGACAACCTGCTTATGAAATGGGCTGGGAAGCAGCAGGACTACTCATTCAGTTGATTGAGCAGTCACAAGTAACGAAGTCAAGCGTACCTAATCTTCATTCGAAAGTACTTACCTATTCAAGCATACAATTGCCCGTCAAATTTATAGAACGGGAAACGACGAGAAAGGTGGATTATGATGGCTAA
- a CDS encoding DsbA family oxidoreductase, protein MNIEVWSDYMCPFCYIGKRRLEQVLQQFPHRNEVQLTFKSFELNPDAVRDSGKTINEELSAKYGVSLQEAQAMNDRMNENARSAGLDYNIHAMVPTNSLDAHRLTLWAQTQGKMLELSERLFQAVFIEGKHTGDHEVLVALATEVGLDQKEAAAILASDRFTDEVRADESEGAELGVQGVPFFVFDRKFAVSGAQPEEVFHDALQKAWDERSPFTMISGSSSKQDAGGICTDEGCELPGRE, encoded by the coding sequence ATGAATATTGAAGTATGGTCTGATTATATGTGCCCATTCTGTTATATTGGCAAACGCCGTTTGGAGCAAGTATTACAGCAATTTCCACATCGCAATGAGGTGCAATTGACATTCAAGAGTTTCGAATTGAACCCGGATGCTGTGAGAGATAGCGGTAAAACGATCAATGAAGAACTATCCGCTAAATATGGGGTCAGTCTGCAAGAGGCTCAGGCTATGAATGATCGAATGAACGAAAACGCACGCTCTGCGGGTCTTGATTATAATATTCATGCCATGGTGCCGACGAACTCTCTTGATGCTCACCGCTTAACACTTTGGGCTCAAACACAAGGCAAAATGCTGGAGCTGAGCGAGCGTTTATTCCAGGCTGTATTCATCGAAGGCAAGCATACAGGGGATCATGAAGTGCTGGTAGCGCTGGCTACTGAGGTTGGTTTGGATCAAAAGGAAGCGGCTGCTATATTAGCCAGTGATCGTTTTACCGACGAAGTTAGAGCTGATGAATCCGAAGGCGCTGAGTTAGGTGTTCAGGGTGTACCATTCTTTGTATTTGATCGAAAATTTGCTGTTTCTGGTGCCCAGCCGGAGGAAGTATTCCATGATGCGCTTCAAAAAGCATGGGATGAACGCTCACCTTTCACCATGATAAGCGGCAGCTCGTCCAAACAAGATGCAGGTGGTATATGTACCGATGAGGGTTGTGAGCTTCCAGGTCGTGAATGA
- a CDS encoding SDR family oxidoreductase, translating into MDLGLTGKIAFVAGSSKGLGKASARELAREGANVVISGRNEAELQRTQAELLETASGRVEYVVCDVTKPEHISQAIRRTADLFGTVDILVNNAGGPPAGTFDDFTDEVWIQAFEQNLLSHIRLIREVLPYMKKQQNGRILNIASSSVKQPIPGLIISNTLRTGVAGLAKTLSLELAPHNILVHTVAPGRIATDRVRSLDEHRAEKTQQTTDQVRKQAKEGIPLGRYGEPEEFGKVVAFLASSASSYLTGSTILVDGGMIKSL; encoded by the coding sequence ATGGATTTAGGATTAACTGGAAAAATAGCCTTTGTTGCAGGTTCCAGTAAAGGACTCGGCAAGGCAAGCGCACGGGAGCTGGCACGCGAGGGTGCGAATGTCGTCATTTCAGGACGGAACGAAGCAGAGCTTCAGCGGACGCAGGCGGAATTACTGGAAACAGCGAGTGGCCGCGTTGAATATGTAGTTTGCGATGTAACAAAACCAGAACATATCTCCCAGGCCATCCGCCGTACAGCTGATTTGTTTGGCACTGTTGATATTTTGGTTAACAATGCGGGTGGGCCTCCTGCCGGTACCTTTGATGATTTTACAGATGAAGTGTGGATACAGGCCTTTGAACAAAATTTACTTAGTCATATCAGGTTGATCCGTGAGGTGTTACCTTATATGAAAAAACAACAAAACGGTAGGATTTTAAATATTGCTTCTTCCTCAGTTAAACAGCCAATTCCGGGGTTAATCATTTCAAATACGCTACGTACGGGAGTCGCTGGATTAGCGAAAACATTGTCTCTGGAATTAGCTCCTCATAATATTCTGGTACATACTGTAGCACCGGGGAGAATTGCAACCGATCGCGTGCGTAGCTTGGACGAGCATCGAGCTGAGAAAACCCAGCAAACGACGGATCAGGTTCGTAAACAAGCAAAAGAGGGCATTCCATTGGGGCGGTATGGAGAGCCTGAAGAGTTCGGTAAAGTTGTTGCTTTTCTGGCGTCTTCAGCTTCATCCTATTTGACAGGGAGCACCATCCTTGTGGATGGCGGAATGATTAAATCGTTATAA